ccctagtggaatagtaatgtcaagtatggccgccgttcccgcgtcgaaattcgtttgcgtaagtcgtccgtgaatcgggatttacgtagtttacgtccacatcaaaatcaataggcccgtgcggcgtacttagccgcaatgcacactgggaaatgtaggcgcccggcacatgcgcagttaaaaaaaaaaaccgtaaaaaacttaaggtcaagcactattggcatacaacacgcccccctaacacacatttgaatttggcgcccttacgcccgcccgctttaggctacgccgccgtaacatagcaggcaagtacattgagaatcatgtacttgcctagctaacttacggcggcgtagcctaaacgaTCAGATACGCCGCCGCCAGTTTAGGCgattgtctgtgaatctacctaaaagtcttttcttttccttctagtGGACCTGAAAAATTCACAGAGGCGCAAAATGACGGTCTGCGCCATGTTCGGGTGCAAGAATCGCATGCACAAAGGCTGTGGGAAGCATTTCTTCAGGTAATCCGCTCATCCTATTTCTTCCAGTGAATGCTCCTGCATTCAATAATTGTATAGATCCTTTAGGTTCTAATCACATCTTGGCAATCCGAATCGTGGGCCACATGGCCGTGATTCGAAATAGCGGCAAATTGCGGGATGCCCCTGCGTCCCTGTCACTTCTAATCGCACCCCAATCGCGGTGCGATTTTGCTACGATTGTCACCTGGGAAATCACACAAACAGAATCGCAGAATCACCCAAAAGAAGTGCAAGAACTTTTTTTGGGTGACGGGCGTCCCACAATTCCGTTTGCGCCCAATCGGGCGGGAATCACAACAAAATCGCGCCGCAATTGGGGTGTCATTGGAAATGGTGGGGATCGCACAGATGTCCCACAATTTGCTGCTATTTCGAATCACAGCCTTTCCGCTCGCGATTTGGAGCGCCAAGGTGTAAATGGAGCCTGATCCACTTGGTGTCTTTTTAAAAAAGCATTGGGACTCAGCGGTGCTCTGGGCTTCCATAGGGGGGTGCAGGATGGAACCGTCAGCTATCAGGGACAGCTTGTCTTCAGCACTAAGCTCAGGAGCTGAAACTATCAACTCCTGGGCAGataggagtatatatatatatatatatatatatatatatatatatatatatatgtatatatatgtatgtatatattatagcaaatttataaaaactggagcagacaaaatatgtaaaaattgaGGGGGTTGTGCATGGCAACAATCGGCTTCTGTCATCAGCTTGTCCAGTTAAGCTTTGAaagatggaagctgattggttgccatgcacaaccTCCTCAGATTCTGTCTGCTGCAGTTTTGGTAAATTCCCCTCAATGTTTTGTTTACACTGGAAGGGATTTTATATCACAAATGATGTCTTCCTGTCAGTAAGAGGGATCGGGCAGAGCTGTTGCAACTCTGCCCACAGCAAAAGATCACTGGAGGCAGCAATAGATCACCATTAGACATTATCTGTTGCTGCACAGCAGCATGGGGGGCCTAGATCAGGTCTCCACTGACtagatccagcccccccccccccctgaaggtAAATAATGTAGCTGCTGGCGTTTATTAAACAGTCACTTACCGGGACATGGATCCAGTGCTGTCATCACCCAAGCTAGTTCTCCACTGGTATTTTTGGGTCCCCGgcaccgccatcttggatgtggaaAGCCAGCTGTGACTTCCTGACATTTTACAGCCGgtttcccactgcgcatgcgtgagacgTGATGCGCATTCAGACTGGCCCCCGCAGGAGGTTGCGGACGGGAATTGGTTGGGGTGGGGGATTCTGTCAGAAATAGGTACCcgctcccagaaaaaaaaaaaaaacaataatgggGGGAGTGGGAGGATGATAAGTGGAACTTCCTTTTTCAGATGAAGATCCGTTTTAAATTATGTGAATATTATGTtaggaaaaaatacagaaaaatgcattttctttctgtatttttacaatttattcccaagaaaaaacaggaaaataaaaattcatGTACCCAAATGTTCTACCAATTTAAAGCCGTATCTGTCCACATAATAAGATAAATGTATAATATGTAGACTACAAACACTGCAAGGTATAAAAACTGTAAAAGGACTGAGACATcgctgaaataaaaacaaaaaatgctccAGGCAATTTCGGGAGAAATAGGCCCAGGGATTCAATGGGTTAAAACCGAACTCCTGTCTGCCTAAAAAGAAATATTACAaatgtaaatataattttttatttttttttgctttaaaatgacAGCCCCTTTTATTGCTTTCATCATGGGTTTCCTTCAAAATGTTCTCATTACTCTGCAGGTTCCCCATGAAGGATCCAGAGCGCCTCCTCAGGTGGATCGAAGCCGTGCAGCGCGATGAGTGGAAACCATCCGTTCACAGCAAAGTCTGTAGTGACCACTTCACAGAGAAAGATTACATGATCCGCCCCGGGGCAGCCTGCCCATACCTGCGGACGGACGCAGTGCCTACACCCCTGTTTACCCAACGCAAGAAGAAGTTCAAGAGGAGGAAATTTATAACAAATTCTGCAAGTTGGGCCTCAGAATCGAATGAAACGGAAGGTGAGATGCAGATGGTGGAGGCTCAGAGTGAGAACCAGATGAAGGAGCACCCAGTGGATGATCATGTAGTGGAGGATGAAGCAGCACCAAGCAACGAGACCCAGGAACCTCCAAAACAAGATCAGACTCTAGTGGCAGAACCTCACAGCAATGAGAAGGAATCCAAAACGCCAGACAAAGAGCCGGGAGCAACTGAAATGGACAAATCGCAGGAGAAAGGGCCAGAGGCTCAAACACACAGAGGGGAACAGACAGCAGAAACACAAAGCCAAGAGCAAATAGAAACCTGGGGACCTGCAATGGCAGAAGAAACAGAGAAGCGTGTGCTGGAAACGAGGGGTGAGCAACTGCCGAGACATGACAGAATGACAGACATTGACGTCAGCAGCACTACACAaaatgagaggcaagtggctctAATTTTAGCCGAACTGGAGGACACACACTGCGAGATGCGCGCCGCGGAGGCCAGGGCCGCAAGAGAGGCAGCGGCGATCAACAATAACAAATGCCCTGGTGATGACATGGCTACAAGTGAGGCCCCTAACAGTGACAACCAGTCCTCAAGTGACAATCCGGCAGATCACATCCCATTTGACCACGCTTATACGTCACTAACTGTGAGCGACAAGGAAAACGACATTCCGGCACCCACCCCGGCCCCAGTCTTCGCCACTACTCTTGCCCCTGGCCCTGCGCCCACCCCTggccctgcacccacccctgtccccAACCCTGTCGTGAACCCAAAAATTGTTAAACTACGGAAGAAAATCAAGACCTTACAGAAGCAGGTGCTGCGACAGGGTGTGAAGATAAAGGGCCTAAAACAGACGCTGGGGGAATTACGACGGAACAACCTGTCGGAGAAGGACCCGGAGCGGTTGATATCAGAGCACTGCAGTGGACTGGCACTGGCCCTGTTCACCACCCAGCTGAAAAACCACAGGAAATACAGTGCTATGCAGTACAGCAACCTCCTGAAGGACTTCGCCTTAAGCCTGTACCAAGCTTCCCCAAAGGCCTACAAGTTCTGCAGGCTGTTTCTGTCCCTGCCACACCCAGTGTCGCTGAGGCACTGGAAGACTTCACTTGATGCCAACCAGGGGGCGCTGCAAGAGGTGATAATGCAGGCAGAGACAGAAGAGGGTGAGGACCCGCAGGGCGAGTTGTCACAGGACGATATTTTGGCAGGAGCATTGAAGGCCGTGGCATTGGAATCTGAGACTTCACGAGAAGAGGAGCTGCAGAATGAAGCCCCGCCAGAGCCACAAACGCAGTAGTAGACTTTTATACTTGTGAACTCTGTCTCCGTTCATTTAAGAGCTTTAATGATAAAATTCCACTTAGAGCCATATCAGACTAGCGACCCTTTCTCTGGTGGCTAATTGCCAGCAAAGGGATCTCTAGAAAGCACCTACTTATACGGTTCATCTGAACCTGACCCATAAAGAATTCTTAAAGTGGGACCatctataaaaaaacacagaaggtCCACATCCCTACCAGCCCCCCACTGTCCAAAAGTTATCAATAGATTTAAACccttaaaataaagaaaacataaagatttaaccTTAATGGCTTGTGGAAGGTATAGGCTTATGGAAGTACATCCCAGCTCGTGGCAGGAGTGCATTCTTGTGGTATCTACAATGGCTGCAGTGAGGGGCGGTGATGACGCTCACACTTCTCTAGGAAGCCGGGACTGACGGGAGTAGATTTTTATCTTAGGAATTATTTTATTGTTAAAGTTTTATTTATAGTTTATTTGTTTTGGGTGGCTGGGAGCTGGCAGTGGTGCTTACCTTCCATTTGCATTTAAAGGTCACTTTCAGCCCTCAGCACATTAAAGGGAATCTCTAGTCTTTTTAAAGTTTTACACTTGCGGTTGGGAGTCGGTAAAACCCCACGAGTGAGCCACGCTTTTACCACCCCTCAACCGCTCTCCCTTTAGCTGGAATGGGAGCGGCTGGGAATGTGCACACGCCATGTCAGCAATGCTTTGCAGCTGCAGCAGGAACTATACCTCCCGTTGCTCTCGGCAATACTGTCCGCTAAATGTGACCCGTTCAAAtggatggggctgcactgcaaccgcCCTGCACAATGTATCTGGTCGCCGTTTGGTAATACGACATTTAGGCGGctaaaacagaaagtgaggagaaGATGCAACACCTCCTCGCCACCTGTCAAATGTTTTTTAAACAGAAATCCTAAtgctgcatacagacgatcggattttccgatgaatGAAGTCGGATGGGCCCTAtctgatttttttccatcggagtaaaaaaatagaacatgttttaaccaatggaaaaatatccgatggaaaattccgatcgcctgtgtggaattccgttggagaaaaatccacgcatgctcagaatctagtcgacgcatgctcggaagcattgaacttcatttttctcggcttgtcgtagtgttttacgtcaccgcgttttggacagtcgaaatttagtctgacagtgtgtatgcaagacagcttgaacggaattccgatgaaaaaatccatcggattttagaccatcggataAGCCCCCTTTCACAAGATAAGTCCGCTCGgatctgcctgtctgtttttcaggtgaaTCTGGGTCAGGCCACCTATTGACTCCTATCGGCAGGCTGATGTCAGCGGagttgtgtccactgacacccgtcTGCCATCCGATCCGCTCAAGACGGATGTATGACGATACGTTCGCCATCTGTCTTGGCTTAtcggatcggatgagatctgatgaaaacggtaatgcagtctgttttcatccgatctccccatagagatcAGCTGCGTTCTGACAGGTCCCTcctcgctcagtgagcagagacggacctgtcatctgccgactcagcggagatcaacaaaGGGATCCCTCGCTAAGCTGGCGGGCTCCGCTGAGTGGACCcgccttgtgtgaaaggggcccatagATATGAAATGATACATTAATGCAATTAtattttcttatgtatttttgTGCCAATAAAGCAGgtcatacacggtcgaatttcgaacgaattttcttttcaaaatcagaaagttcattttttttttgtgatccgatgatgccaccattgattttcgacattcggccgaccaaacctttaTGTTGCCGGGAATgttcttttctctctgggaatatttgtttctctccgggaatattcttttcttgcacatgcgcatttttttttctattatatttctcgcacgattctcccatcattgatcagaaaatcatttgtttttcaaaaaaattacaacatgtcggattcctcaaatttgattgccgaacgaaaatcggctgttgctgcagcccactaacggtgtgaaatttgtacgaaaattctttgatacgattttcgaaagaaaattctttcgaaattcgaaccgtgtatggccaccttaaaggaacactaaaggcaaaaaaaattttttttctaaataacaaacatgttatacttacctccactgtgcagctcgttttgcacagagtggcccctaaccctgtcttctggggtccctcggccgctgtctcggctcctcctcgcaaaagctttccaccttcatgcgagcgagcttgcatggtggaaagcttttgcgagcgcgttcACGTGATACAGCGGtgcccatagccgccgactgtatcactcgcccccgccccccgggtcaggtaagtaattcaggggttcgggggggggggggggcggtaccgtcggatgttttttcaccttaatgcataggatgcattaaggtgaaaaaacatttacctttacaacccctttaaggacttcACACTTGTTAGTTTCCATATAAATTGCTTAACCAGGTGAAGAGCGGGGCTTACAGGGTCCATGTTAAAGGAAGCCCTCTACGTGCTTTATCTGTCTGCTGCAGCTGATCCAGTGATTGGATTTGAATTCCTAACAAGTCTTTAAAAGTTCCTTTCCCTCTCaacacctatgctgactaaccCGTGTAAAAAAGATAaatactgtattatatatatgtcTACTTGCTTATTTTTAAGTCTGCTTAGATCCTGTCTTGTGATCCCCTATGTCAGCCAGCGGTGGCTGCAGGGGACAGGACGGATCCCTCGACAAGggctgtgacatcacccataggctcccatgTCCCAGCTGTTGTTGGCGCTCCCCTCTCTTTTCTGCAGCTGCCGCTGGCTGACACGATGGAGCcggatcatgtgaccaggtcagagcaggctgaaaataggtaagtatatacatttttttttttttacacaggttagtcagcataggtgataagagggggagggggcatttttagGACTAGTTAGGTTAGGTTGGGATTGTACTTTTAAGTCGGGTAGGGAGGAGTGGAAAGGCTGAGCGGTAGCTTATAGAAAGTATAAGGAAACACgcttgctgccactgtgtcctttGCTTTTGGCACTTGTGAGCTGTTGGCTTCGATAAACCAGGAGCAAATTACTTACTAAAGCCTAACAGCCAGGCAAGTAGCATTTTCAGATGGAAGAAAGCAACAGCCTTCTATGTATTCCTCTTAGAACATTTATCCTTTAGCTCTTCAACACACGGCCTCCGCTTGTATAAGCGCAATGTGTACAGCAACAATTGTGATCCTTTCCGTTTCCAGCAGCTTTGCTGAAGCCTTTAACGCTTCCTTCAGTTCCAATTTGGGAATATTAAACTCCAGTAGTAGTAGCAGTGCTGtcactgtgcaagactgaagggaaggctggagttcagctttagttcCCCGGTCACACTTGGTGCGACTTTCCATGCGATTTGATAGTTTCAAATCGCGTGACAAGTCGCACCTTATTGTCTGCAATGGAGGTGGTCAAATCAGTGCGACTCTTGGAGTTGCAAATATTTtggaagtagtccctgcactactttgtgcaAGTTCAGGTGAAACTTGCAtaaacatctgtgcatgaagtcaaCCAGATGTCCTCCAAGTCGCACCTGAAGTCGCACTGACATGTGGCTTCGAAATTGTGTGATATCAAGTGACGTTGCACAATTTAAAAGTCGTATATGGTGTGATCGAAATGTTACAGTTGTATAGGCTCCTCTCCTTCTGATTTTACTagcatgttaaagcgggagttcacccaaaaaaaaatgtttacccttagattgatgctcattttgtcaaggggaatcgggtattttttttaaaatctaagcagtacttaccgttttagagagagatcttctccgccgcttccgggtatgggtcttcgggactgggcgttcctatttgattgacagtcttccgacaggcttccgacggtcgcatacatcgcgtcacgagtagccgaaagaagccgaacgtcggtgcggctctatacggcgcctgcgcaccgacgtttggctactttcggaaaatcgtggcgcgatgtatgcgaccgtcggaagcctgtcagaagactgtcaatcaaaataggaatgcccagtcccgcagcccatacccggaagcggcggagaagatcgctctctaaaacggtaagtactgcttagattttaaaaaaactacccgattcccctagacaaaatgagcatcaatctaatgttaaaaatttacttttccgggtgaacctccactttaagggagaaAAGAGGGACGCTGTAATGACATTGTGGCTTATACATGATCCATTTGATGCTTCCTCCATATTGTTGATGGATCTCAATCTTTTTTTATTACGTTTATTCCAGGGATTTCAGTTTTAAACATGCGGTGGGTTCAGCTCTACTGTTACTCTAAATTATTAAAGGTCTGCTAGTAaatgctttaactgacagttgcgacgctgtacccaaacaaaactgatgtcCTCCCCCCAACCCGCCCcgcacaaaaagagctttcttttggtggtattcgaccacatctgcggttttaattttttgtgctataaacaaaaaagagcgaaaattttgagaatttcttttactttctgctataataagtatcccaaaaaaatatattaaaaaaacaaatgtattcatcagtttaagccaatatgtattcttctacatatttttggtaaaaaaaaaaaaaaagcattaaggcGTAAatggattggtttgcgtgaaagttatcgcttctacaaactatgagatttagggattttaatgtttttttttttattgtttttactggtaatggaggggatctgcgatttttagcgagacggcgacattgcagtggacacatcttacccccaaatgacactttttggggaccagtgacattattacattgatcggtgctataaaaatgcactgatcaatgtataaatgacactggcagggaaggagttaacactagggggcgatcaaggggttaaatgtgttcccttggcgtgttctaactgtaggggggatgggccacCAGGGACATAACATAGATAGCTGTcacgatcactgggaacagaagatctgagatgttccctgtcagaacggggatccgccttgtttacaatgACAGATCCCGGTTCTGCCTTTGTATACAGCAGTCGTGGGCGGCCGGATATTCACTATATCTGAgcaaaacaaaccaaaaacactattttattcatttttattattttatagcaAACTCTGTgtgttttgttgagaaatcactttgaaaaacaaaacaccccctagcatttctgtccgtggccatcttgagtaagggcaaattattCATGTAGCATTCACTTCCTGAAATCCATTTGCCCTTACAATACGTATGCAGGCAGGAGGGCGAGCTTAGCtgagaacaccccctccccctcctgaagactcctgtgatgtatgacatcatttgcctaggtaagaaaccaggaagtaactgaagaaatgtaaaacaaaaagtttttaaaacaatcAATTATAatctactttcctatctattcacTATAGCTAAAAGAatgaggattaaaaataatacttttttttttaaaggcttcaACAAAGTAGGTGAAAGCTTACAAATGGTTTCTGCACACACGGCTCATATATGATCTGAAGTCCGTCCATACACGGCTGGTAGGGAACACGGCTCTGTATGCGGGAAGTCCTATATAGATATAATTATACGATATATCGGGAAACAAGCAAGCAATTTCTGTGTCTGTTTTGGAAATAGCCATTGTGTGTACTTCGCTCTTATGTTGTATATTTGTTTATTAGGTTGTGGATAATTTGTGTGTAAATAGGTGTATTGTTTGGCTTGCTTTTTGCCATGATTGTATACcagctgtaataataataaaattcctGTGTTTAGTCTGCTGTGTTTTTCTGTCCCTGTGGACGGGGGAGTCTCCTGTGGACGGGGAGTCTCCTGTGGACGGGGGAGTCTCCTGCGGACGGGGGAGTCTCCTGTGGACGGGGAGTCTCCTGTGGACGGGGGAGTCTCCTGTGGACGGGGGAGTCTCCTGCGGACGGGGGAGTCTCCTGCGGACGGGGGAGTCTCCTGCGGACGGGGGAGTCTCCTGCGGACGGGGGAGTCTCCTGCGGACGGGGAGTCTCCTGCGGACGGGGAGTCTCCTGCGGACGGGGGAGTCTCCTGCGGACGGGGGAGTCTCCTGCGGACGGGGGAGTCTCCTGCGGACGGGGGAGTCTCCTGCGAACAGATCTCTAAGCTGCCCGTAGACATGAGATGACAAACTCGGGGACGCATGTTGAGATGTGCCCACTACAA
This sequence is a window from Rana temporaria chromosome 10, aRanTem1.1, whole genome shotgun sequence. Protein-coding genes within it:
- the LOC120915554 gene encoding peroxynitrite isomerase THAP4-like; translated protein: MTVCAMFGCKNRMHKGCGKHFFRFPMKDPERLLRWIEAVQRDEWKPSVHSKVCSDHFTEKDYMIRPGAACPYLRTDAVPTPLFTQRKKKFKRRKFITNSASWASESNETEGEMQMVEAQSENQMKEHPVDDHVVEDEAAPSNETQEPPKQDQTLVAEPHSNEKESKTPDKEPGATEMDKSQEKGPEAQTHRGEQTAETQSQEQIETWGPAMAEETEKRVLETRGEQLPRHDRMTDIDVSSTTQNERQVALILAELEDTHCEMRAAEARAAREAAAINNNKCPGDDMATSEAPNSDNQSSSDNPADHIPFDHAYTSLTVSDKENDIPAPTPAPVFATTLAPGPAPTPGPAPTPVPNPVVNPKIVKLRKKIKTLQKQVLRQGVKIKGLKQTLGELRRNNLSEKDPERLISEHCSGLALALFTTQLKNHRKYSAMQYSNLLKDFALSLYQASPKAYKFCRLFLSLPHPVSLRHWKTSLDANQGALQEVIMQAETEEGEDPQGELSQDDILAGALKAVALESETSREEELQNEAPPEPQTQ